The Streptomyces sp. V4I8 genome includes the window GCGGTCCTTGTCGGCGCGGACCTTCTCGAAGGCCACCTTGTTGACCTCGGCGTCGCGGCGGGACGGGATGAAGGCCGCCATGCCGCCGATCGCGTGCGCGCCGCGCTTGTGGCACGTGCGGACGAGGAGTTCGGTGTACGCGCGCATGAACGGGGCCGTCATCGTCACCGCGTTGCGGTCCGGGAGGACGAACTTGGCGCCGCCGTCACGGAAGTTCTTGACGATCGAGAACAGGTAGTCCCAGCGGCCGGCGTTCAGCCCGGAGGCGTGGTCGCGCAGTTCGTAGAGGATCTCCTCCATCTCGTACGCCGCCGTGATCGTCTCGATCAGGACGGTCGCCCGGACGGTGCCCTGCGGGATGCCGACGTAGTCCTGTGCGAAGACGAACACGTCGTTCCAGAGGCGGGCCTCCAGGTGCGACTCCGTCTTCGGGAGGTAGAAGTACGGGCCCTTGCCGAGGTCGAGCAGGCGCTGGGCGTTGTGGAAGAAGTACAGGCCGAAGTCGACGAAGGCGCCCGGCACCGGCCGGCCGTCGACCTGGAGGTGACGCTCGTCGAGGTGCCAGCCGCGCGGGCGCATGACGACCGTGGCGAGCTCCTCGTCGGCCTTCAGCGCGTACGACTTGCCGGACTTCGGGTCCGTGAAGTCGATGTTGCGGGTGTAGGCGTCGGCCAGGTTGATCTGGCCGAGGACGACGTTCTCCCAGGTCGGCGCGGAGGCGTCCTCGAAGTCCGCGAGCCAGATCTTCGCGCCCGAGTTGAGGGCGTTGATGGTCATCTTGCGGTCGGTGGGGCCGGTGATCTCGACCCTGCGGTCCTGCAGTGCGGGCGGGCACGGGGCCACCCTCCAGGAGTCGTCCGCGCGGATCGCGGCGGTCTCCGGGAGGAAGTCGAGCGTGGAGGTGCGGGCGATCTCGGCGCGGCGCTCCGCACGGCGGGCGAGGAGTTCGTCACGCCGGGGCGTGAACCGGCGGTGCAGCTCGGCCACGAAGGCGAGGGCCGCGTCCGTGAGGACCTCCTCCTGCCGGGGCAGGGGCTCGGCGTCGACGATGGCCAGCGGGGACGGCGCTGGTGCGGACATGAGATGTCACTTCCTTCAGCGAGCTACGAAGACGAGCGGTCGAGCTTTGGCACCGGGTGCCAGTCTTCCCGGGTACGGCTGGGAACGCCCGCGGAGCAGTCGGGCGCTTCTGAACAGTGGATACTAGTTTCCTCATGGTGGAAGTTCAATCGTTTGTTGATGTCGAGATTCTCTGAGTCGAGGCAACGTGGCTCTGGGTGCCACCGCACTTACTCAAGGTGGGCGAGATCGGCCTCCGTGTCGATGTCGTACGGCCGCGCCACGTCCCCGCACTCGACGAGCCTGATCGCCTCCTCCCGCTCCTTCAGATAGGCGCGTGCCCCTCGATCACCGGTCGCAGTCGCCGCGACGCCCGCCCAGTGCGCGGCGCCGAAGAGCACGGGATGACCGCGTACGCCGTCGTAGGCGGCCGAGACGAGCGACGTCTCGTCCTCGTACGCGGCGAGCACGCGCGCCACCGCGACCGGTCCGATGCCGGGCTGGTCGACGAGCGAGACGAGGGCCGCCCCGGCCCCCGTGCCGGTGAGCGAGTCGAGCCCGGCGCGCAGCGAGGAGCCCATCCCCTCGGCCCAGTCCGGGTTCTCCACCAGGACACAGTCAGCGAGCTCCGCCTGCTCCCGTACGGCGCCGGCCTGCGCGCCCAGCACCACGTGCACCCGGGTGCAGCCGGCCGCCCGCAGCACCCCGACGGCGTGCTCGACGAGGGGCCGGCCGCGGTGCCGTAGCAGTGCCTTGGGGCGTCCGCCGAGCCGTCGCCCACCTCCGGCGGCGAGCAGCAGACCGGTGACCAGGGGGGCTTGTTTCTCCGTCATGGGTCCTGCATACCTGACGCCCGCAAGGCCGCCGGGTCTCCTTGGGCTGAATATCGGTCCGCACGGTGGCGCGCCCGGCACCGGTGGCGTTTACTGACCCGCGTCCCCGGCGCCCGACCATCGTCCAGGGAGCTCGACGGGGGATGCGTACTGCAGGCGCACAACGGCGTGCGAGGGGGAGTGCTTTGTTGCGGAGCTTGGGGCAGAGGCCGGTGACGGGCAGCGACGAGGATGTGAGGGTGGTGGAACTGCGGACGGCGGTCTCCCGCCTGCGCCGCGAACTCGCCGCGCATCCCGCCGAGTTCCCCGACCGTGGGATCGCCGAGGACGAGCTCGCCGCTCTCGCCGCGATGACGATCGACGGCGCCCCCGAAATCCCGCGCCTGCGCCGGTCGTTGCTGTTGATCGCCGGGGCGATCGGCTCCGTGAGCGCACTGGCCCGTGGACTGTCGGACGTACGCGACGCGGTGGACCTGTTCGGGGAACCGCCGCGCCGCTGACTCGCCGTGCGGCCCCGCTCAGATGTCGACGACCAGTTCGTAGCCGCCGCTCCGCATGTCCTCGCACAGGGCGTGGACGACGTCGAAACGCTTGCCGAACTCGGAAGAGCCCTGCCAGGCCCGCATCGAGTCGAGATCGCCCCAGGCGGCGAAGGACACGAAGGAGTTCGGGTTCCGCAGGTCCCGGACCAGACGCGCCCCGAGGAACCCCTCGTTCGCCTCCTTGGTTTCCCCCTGCTCCCGGGCTAGGGGGTGTTTCGAAAGTCCCGCACAGCGCCCGCGGCGCCCGGCACGCACCCTCGCCGCACCGGCCAAAGGCCCAAGTACGTCCAGTACGAGGGCCTTCGTCCGGCACTCCCCCAGCCTTCGTCCGGCACTCCCCCAGCCTTCGGCCGGGGGGACCCCCAGGGCACGCACCGGACACCGCGGTCACCGCACGGGACGTTCGCAACCCCCCCTAGGCCGTCGGCCCCGAGCTGGCCAGTGCCTCCGACAGCTCCGATGCCACCTGCTGCAGCACGGGCACGATCTTGTCCGTCGCCGCCTCCGTGACGCGGCCCGCGGGGCCCGAGATCGAGATGGCGGCGGCGGTGGGGGAGTCGGGCACCGAGACGGCGAGGCAGCGGACGCCGATCTCCTGCTCGTTGTCGTCGACCGCGTAGCCGGCCTGGCGTACGTCCTCCAGGGCGGCGAGGAAGCCCTCCGGGGTGGTGATCGTCTTCTCCGTCGCGGCCGGCATGCCGGTGCGGGACAGCAGCGCGCGCACCTCGTGGTCCGGGGTGTTCGCGAGCAGCGCCTTGCCGACCCCCGTGGAGTGCGGGAGCACACGCCGGCCCACCTCGGTGAACATGCGCATCGAGTGCTTGGACGGCACCTGGGCGACGTAGACGATCTCGTCGCCGTCCAGCAGGGCCATGTTCGCGGTCTCGCCGGTCTCCTCGACCAGCCGGGCCAGGTACGGCCGGGCCCAGGTGCCCAGCAGCCGGGACGCGGACTCGCCGAGGCGGATCAGGCGCGGGCCGAGGGCATAGCGGCGGTTGGGCTGCTGGCGGACGTATCCGCACGCCACGAGCGTCCGCATGAGGCGGTGGATGGTGGGCAGCGGCAGCCCGCTGCTCGCGGACAGCTCGCTCAGGCCGACCTCGCCGCCGGCGTCCGCCATCCGCTCCAGCAGGTCGAAGGCGCGCTCGAGTGACTGGACACCGCCACCGTTGTTGGCTTTGGCGGGGTCGGTGGTGCTGGCGTTGGACGTCGGCACGGCGCGTTCCTTTCGGGACCGGTGGGAAGGGCAGAAGCCTACCCGCCAGTCGGTTGACTCCCCGCTTGTGCGTAGCTACGTTCTGCTTGCCGAAATTGTAATTCCACTTTGTGGAAATGTACAGAGAGTGCGGGGCGGGTGCACTGTGGAGAAGTGTGCCCTTGACGGCGCGGGAACGGGAGTGAAGACTCCTTCAACAGAAAGTTGAATTCCGCTACACGGAAGTCAATGGCGGCAGAGAGGGGTCCGGGTGTCCGACGCTGAACTGGTGCTGCGCTCGACGCGAGTCATCACCCCGGAAGGGACACGGGCCGCCTCGGTCCTGGTCTCCGCCGGCAAGATCACGGCCGTACTCGGGTACGGCGCCGAAGTCCCGTCCGGCGCCCGGCTGGAGGACCTCGGCGACGACGTCCTGCTGCCCGGTCTGGTCGACACACACGTGCACGTCAACGACCCGGGCCGCACCGAGTGGGAGGGCTTCTGGACCGCCACCCGCGCCGCGGCGGCCGGCGGCATCACCACCCTCGTCGACATGCCGCTCAACTCCCTCCCGCCCACCACGACGGTCGGGAACCTCCGCACCAAGCAGGACGTGGCCGCCGACAAGGCGCACATCGACGTCGGCTTCTGGGGCGGCGCCCTGCCCGACAACGTCAAGGACCTGCGCCCGCTGCACGAGTCCGGTGTCTTCGGCTTCAAGGCATTCCTGTCGCCGTCCGGCGTGGACGAGTTCCCGCACCTCGACCAGGACCAGCTCGCCCAGTCCCTGGCCGAGATCGCCTCCTTCGACGGCCTGCTGATCGTGCACGCCGAGGACCCGCACCACCTCGACGCCGCCCCGCAGCAGGGCGGCCCCAAGTACGCGGACTTCCTCGCCTCGCGCCCGCGCGACGCGGAGGACACCGCGATCGCCCAGCTGATCGCCCAGGCGAAGCGCCTCCACGCGCGCGTGCACGTCCTTCACCTCTCGTCGAGCGACGCGCTCCCGCTGATCGCCGAGGCCAGGCGGGACGGCGTACGGATCACCGTCGAGACCTGCCCGCACTATCTGACCCTCACCGCCGAGGAAGTCCCGGACGGCGCCAGCGAGTTCAAGTGCTGCCCGCCGATCCGCGAGTCCGCCAACCAGGACCTGTTGTGGCAGGCGCTGGCCGACGGCACGATCGACTGCGTGGTGACCGACCACTCGCCGTCCACGGCCGACCTGAAGACCGCCGACTTCGCGACCGCCTGGGGCGGCATCTCCGGCCTTCAGCTGAGCCTCGCGGCCGTATGGACGGAGGCCCGCAAGCGCGGGCACGGCCTGGAGGACGTCGTCCGCTGGATGTCCGCGCGCACGGCCGAACTGGTCGGGCTCGACGACCGCAAGGGCGCCATCGCGGCGGGCCGGGACGCCGACTTCGCCGTCCTCGCGCCCGACGAGACCTTCACCGTGGACCCGGCCGCCCTCCAGCACCGCAACCGCGTGACCGCGTACGCGGGCAAGACCCTGTACGGCGTCGTGAAGTCCACCTGGCTGCGCGGCGAACGCATCGTCGCGGCCGGCGAGTTCACCGACCCGAAGGGGCAGCTGCTCACCCGCGCCCACTGACCCCCTCACCCGCCCCCCCCGCACCGGCCGACTCCAGAAAGGCAGAACCACCACCGTGACGGCGATACCGAGCTTCACCGGCGACGCGAACCCCTATGGAGGCGGCGACCCGTACGCGGACTACCGCACCGCCGACTTCCCCTTCACCCAGTACGCCAACCTCGCCGACCGCCGGCTGGGCGCCGGTGTCATCGCCGCCAACGACGAGTTCTTCGCCCAGCGCGAGAACCTGCTGGTGCCCGAGCGGGCCGAGTTCGACCCCGAGCACTTCGGGCACAAGGGCAAGATCATGGACGGCTGGGAGACCCGCCGGCGGCGCGGTGCCTCCGCCGAGCACCCGTGGCCCACGGCCGAGGACCACGACTGGGCGCTGGTGCGCCTCGGCGCGCCCGGCGTGATCCGCGGGATCGTCGTCGACACGGCCCACTTCCGCGGCAACTACCCGCAGGCCGTCTCCGTGGAGGGCACGTCGCTGCCGGGCTCGCCCTCGCCGCAGGAGCTGCTGGCGGACGACGTGAAGTG containing:
- the aceB gene encoding malate synthase A, whose product is MSAPAPSPLAIVDAEPLPRQEEVLTDAALAFVAELHRRFTPRRDELLARRAERRAEIARTSTLDFLPETAAIRADDSWRVAPCPPALQDRRVEITGPTDRKMTINALNSGAKIWLADFEDASAPTWENVVLGQINLADAYTRNIDFTDPKSGKSYALKADEELATVVMRPRGWHLDERHLQVDGRPVPGAFVDFGLYFFHNAQRLLDLGKGPYFYLPKTESHLEARLWNDVFVFAQDYVGIPQGTVRATVLIETITAAYEMEEILYELRDHASGLNAGRWDYLFSIVKNFRDGGAKFVLPDRNAVTMTAPFMRAYTELLVRTCHKRGAHAIGGMAAFIPSRRDAEVNKVAFEKVRADKDREAGDGFDGSWVAHPDLVPIAMESFDKVLGEKPNQKDRLREDVSVQAADLIAVDSLDAKPTYPGLVNAVQVGIRYIEAWLRGLGAVAIFNLMEDAATAEISRSQIWQWINAGVEFENGEQATPELARKVAAEELADIRAEIGEEAFAAGHWQQAHDLLLEVSLDENYADFLTLPAYEQLKG
- a CDS encoding NTP transferase domain-containing protein, which codes for MTEKQAPLVTGLLLAAGGGRRLGGRPKALLRHRGRPLVEHAVGVLRAAGCTRVHVVLGAQAGAVREQAELADCVLVENPDWAEGMGSSLRAGLDSLTGTGAGAALVSLVDQPGIGPVAVARVLAAYEDETSLVSAAYDGVRGHPVLFGAAHWAGVAATATGDRGARAYLKEREEAIRLVECGDVARPYDIDTEADLAHLE
- a CDS encoding DUF5955 family protein is translated as MTGSDEDVRVVELRTAVSRLRRELAAHPAEFPDRGIAEDELAALAAMTIDGAPEIPRLRRSLLLIAGAIGSVSALARGLSDVRDAVDLFGEPPRR
- a CDS encoding antibiotic biosynthesis monooxygenase family protein, giving the protein MRAGRRGRCAGLSKHPLAREQGETKEANEGFLGARLVRDLRNPNSFVSFAAWGDLDSMRAWQGSSEFGKRFDVVHALCEDMRSGGYELVVDI
- a CDS encoding IclR family transcriptional regulator, whose amino-acid sequence is MPTSNASTTDPAKANNGGGVQSLERAFDLLERMADAGGEVGLSELSASSGLPLPTIHRLMRTLVACGYVRQQPNRRYALGPRLIRLGESASRLLGTWARPYLARLVEETGETANMALLDGDEIVYVAQVPSKHSMRMFTEVGRRVLPHSTGVGKALLANTPDHEVRALLSRTGMPAATEKTITTPEGFLAALEDVRQAGYAVDDNEQEIGVRCLAVSVPDSPTAAAISISGPAGRVTEAATDKIVPVLQQVASELSEALASSGPTA
- the allB gene encoding allantoinase AllB — protein: MSDAELVLRSTRVITPEGTRAASVLVSAGKITAVLGYGAEVPSGARLEDLGDDVLLPGLVDTHVHVNDPGRTEWEGFWTATRAAAAGGITTLVDMPLNSLPPTTTVGNLRTKQDVAADKAHIDVGFWGGALPDNVKDLRPLHESGVFGFKAFLSPSGVDEFPHLDQDQLAQSLAEIASFDGLLIVHAEDPHHLDAAPQQGGPKYADFLASRPRDAEDTAIAQLIAQAKRLHARVHVLHLSSSDALPLIAEARRDGVRITVETCPHYLTLTAEEVPDGASEFKCCPPIRESANQDLLWQALADGTIDCVVTDHSPSTADLKTADFATAWGGISGLQLSLAAVWTEARKRGHGLEDVVRWMSARTAELVGLDDRKGAIAAGRDADFAVLAPDETFTVDPAALQHRNRVTAYAGKTLYGVVKSTWLRGERIVAAGEFTDPKGQLLTRAH